One part of the Syntrophorhabdaceae bacterium genome encodes these proteins:
- a CDS encoding biopolymer transporter ExbD: protein MSDINVVPLVDIMLVLLIIFMLTSPMMQHGLGVDLPRTSAKALPLKDDPRVITVNKEMKVILNEKILDIKNLGPALQFAFAGKPEKEILLKADSSVPYGFVAQCMTAMREAGANKINLVTKPIDE from the coding sequence TTGTCTGATATAAACGTTGTTCCGCTTGTCGATATCATGCTCGTGCTGCTCATCATCTTCATGCTCACATCGCCTATGATGCAACACGGGCTGGGTGTTGATCTGCCCAGGACGAGTGCAAAAGCGCTTCCCCTTAAAGATGATCCCCGGGTGATCACGGTGAACAAAGAAATGAAGGTGATTCTCAATGAAAAGATACTTGATATCAAAAACCTCGGGCCGGCCCTGCAATTTGCTTTTGCCGGCAAACCCGAGAAGGAGATATTGCTCAAGGCAGACAGCTCTGTCCCCTACGGTTTCGTGGCACAATGCATGACGGCGATGAGAGAGGCCGGTGCAAACAAGATCAACCTCGTGACAAAACCTATAGATGAGTGA
- a CDS encoding carboxymuconolactone decarboxylase family protein, which produces MKDVHDAFRKFKKEFPAIYRAHEALGRQIHEKSGPLSEKTRWLMKVAISGASNHRIALETHIGKAREAGATDEEILHTLLLIIQTTGFPTFMEAYSVFIETR; this is translated from the coding sequence ATGAAAGATGTGCACGATGCTTTTAGAAAGTTCAAAAAGGAGTTTCCGGCGATTTATAGGGCCCATGAGGCCCTGGGAAGACAAATCCACGAAAAGTCGGGCCCGCTGTCCGAGAAGACCAGATGGCTCATGAAGGTTGCTATCTCAGGGGCGAGTAACCATAGGATTGCCCTCGAGACACACATCGGCAAGGCGCGCGAAGCTGGGGCGACGGACGAGGAGATCCTGCATACTCTGCTCCTCATCATCCAGACTACCGGATTTCCCACGTTTATGGAGGCATATTCAGTTTTTATTGAAACGCGCTGA
- a CDS encoding radical SAM protein, with product MHCSYCERRCELNESKTGFCRMYAVSEGAIKERFPHRWSSCGASRLESIPFYHAYPGSRCLAIGTLSCNFRCKYCSNAFVAKEDPAIQQELLYNLSPRELVNMAKKLNCSSIVFNVNEPTVSIPSLMDLAEEAKASGLPMGCLTNGYMTVESTELLASIFSFFNISLKGISFHFNKTYIGINFTKPVLRNIRRLARDRHVEVTTPIIEGANDGDIDTIVDFLSEVDREIPWHVFRLLPEDEMTGDKYPDIRAIDAALKSARKRLPYIYFHNFVGSEWVDTLCPACGTVVIERFSLGCGGDKLKRLNGEGKLCPTCGHGIKLLTGTIRDDFNGARQ from the coding sequence ATGCATTGCAGTTACTGTGAACGACGATGTGAGCTAAACGAAAGCAAGACGGGCTTTTGTCGGATGTATGCGGTCTCGGAAGGAGCCATCAAAGAGAGATTTCCTCACCGCTGGAGCTCCTGCGGGGCATCACGGCTCGAATCTATCCCGTTCTATCACGCGTATCCTGGGAGCAGGTGCCTAGCGATCGGCACCTTAAGTTGCAATTTCAGGTGCAAATACTGCTCGAACGCCTTCGTCGCAAAAGAAGATCCCGCGATTCAGCAGGAGCTCTTATATAACCTCTCACCCCGAGAATTGGTGAACATGGCGAAGAAGCTCAACTGTTCGAGTATTGTATTCAACGTCAATGAACCTACTGTGTCCATCCCTTCACTCATGGATCTTGCGGAGGAGGCAAAGGCTTCCGGTCTGCCCATGGGGTGTCTTACCAACGGTTACATGACCGTGGAATCAACGGAGCTTCTGGCATCGATCTTCTCATTTTTTAACATTAGCCTCAAGGGGATCTCTTTCCATTTCAACAAGACCTATATAGGCATCAACTTTACCAAACCCGTGCTCCGTAATATCAGACGACTGGCACGGGATCGTCATGTGGAGGTGACCACGCCCATCATAGAGGGAGCAAACGACGGGGATATCGATACCATAGTGGACTTTCTTTCGGAAGTCGACAGGGAGATACCCTGGCATGTATTTCGTCTTCTTCCAGAAGACGAAATGACGGGTGATAAGTATCCCGACATTCGGGCCATAGACGCAGCGCTTAAGTCTGCGCGAAAAAGGCTACCATACATCTATTTTCACAACTTTGTGGGCTCCGAATGGGTGGATACCCTGTGTCCCGCCTGCGGGACCGTGGTCATAGAGCGGTTCAGCCTGGGCTGCGGTGGTGACAAACTCAAGCGCTTAAACGGCGAAGGAAAACTCTGTCCAACGTGCGGACATGGGATTAAACTCCTAACCGGCACAATTCGTGATGACTTCAATGGAGCGCGACAATGA
- a CDS encoding flavodoxin domain-containing protein, translating to MEQSLKRIVVLYGTKYGSTKRYAQWIAEEVGADIFEISAFDPPFLKHYSTVLFGSPVYMGRIKHISFVKRNWKILCEKKLAIFAVTGVPSNDPRQDKVFRASLPVDIRKKVTYYPLRGAFNYGKLSYIDKILMSGPRIRLQIDWWLKKDEKAREMLARFFSPLDWTDWIAIQPVVSFARQLVQD from the coding sequence GTGGAACAATCTCTCAAGAGAATAGTTGTACTGTACGGGACAAAATATGGAAGCACGAAACGATACGCCCAATGGATAGCGGAAGAAGTCGGGGCTGACATCTTCGAAATCTCGGCATTTGACCCGCCCTTTCTGAAGCACTATTCAACGGTTCTCTTTGGATCTCCCGTGTATATGGGAAGGATAAAACATATAAGTTTTGTAAAGCGTAACTGGAAGATCCTATGTGAAAAGAAACTTGCAATCTTTGCTGTTACAGGAGTTCCATCTAATGATCCAAGACAAGACAAAGTGTTCCGGGCCAGTCTTCCCGTGGATATACGAAAGAAGGTAACATACTATCCGCTTCGAGGCGCATTCAATTACGGTAAGCTGAGCTACATCGACAAGATTCTTATGAGCGGACCAAGAATAAGGCTTCAAATAGATTGGTGGCTGAAAAAGGACGAGAAAGCAAGGGAGATGCTGGCCAGATTTTTTAGTCCACTTGATTGGACAGACTGGATCGCGATACAGCCGGTGGTGAGTTTTGCCAGACAGCTAGTACAGGATTAA
- a CDS encoding molybdopterin molybdotransferase MoeA produces MKNSMLPNVDKAIASLLETVEPLKRVVTVLLEDADNRVLSKNVVAPMDYPHYDQCILDGYVLRALDTVGCGEGSERVLRVTTDEHIASGCCVLAHTGSALPGGADALLPLEDAKERDGCVLVSKEVTKHQWIWPRGGGLARGDCVNKEGLQLKPVDIAMLAKLGVGDVEVYDRPRVLIVPTGDECVKRGDQISPGFVYETNGLMCSLLVERYGGCPTLHEIVPDDETQLKEVLMDGTDYDLIITIGGSSKSKRDLMEQVISSMGEVLFHGVALHPGNHMGTGLIRNGEKTIPVIFLPGYTESCAVAAFMFVDAVVKKLGHYPPSSRTGHQAQLIGRATASLGVRGVRKVNIHDGKARPIKMLGESNLMGKYGYIMIPEDRAGLEAGEFVEIIYFE; encoded by the coding sequence ATGAAAAATAGCATGCTCCCAAACGTTGATAAGGCGATCGCGTCCCTTCTTGAGACTGTGGAACCCCTGAAACGCGTAGTGACAGTGCTTCTGGAGGATGCCGACAACAGGGTGCTCTCCAAGAATGTTGTTGCGCCTATGGACTATCCGCATTATGATCAGTGTATTCTGGACGGTTATGTTCTGCGAGCCCTTGATACCGTTGGCTGCGGGGAGGGTTCCGAGAGGGTGCTGCGCGTAACCACAGATGAACACATCGCTAGTGGTTGTTGTGTGCTGGCGCACACGGGGAGCGCGTTGCCTGGAGGAGCCGACGCGCTTCTCCCTCTTGAAGACGCCAAGGAAAGGGACGGCTGTGTTCTTGTTTCCAAAGAAGTAACAAAACATCAATGGATCTGGCCCCGGGGTGGTGGACTAGCCAGGGGTGACTGTGTAAATAAAGAGGGGCTGCAGCTGAAGCCTGTTGACATTGCCATGCTTGCCAAGCTGGGGGTGGGCGATGTCGAAGTATACGACAGACCCCGTGTTTTGATCGTACCCACCGGTGATGAGTGCGTAAAAAGGGGTGATCAGATTTCTCCGGGATTCGTTTACGAAACGAACGGACTCATGTGTAGTCTCCTTGTTGAACGGTATGGCGGCTGCCCCACGCTCCACGAGATCGTTCCCGACGACGAAACACAACTCAAAGAGGTTTTGATGGACGGAACCGATTACGATCTCATTATCACCATAGGCGGGAGCTCCAAGAGTAAAAGAGACCTCATGGAACAGGTGATATCGTCAATGGGGGAGGTACTTTTTCATGGTGTGGCCCTACACCCTGGAAACCATATGGGCACAGGTCTTATACGAAATGGGGAGAAGACGATACCGGTAATCTTTCTTCCCGGTTATACCGAATCATGCGCCGTCGCTGCTTTCATGTTTGTTGACGCTGTTGTCAAAAAGCTCGGTCATTATCCCCCGTCATCCCGCACCGGACATCAGGCGCAACTGATAGGGAGAGCAACTGCTTCTCTCGGAGTACGAGGGGTGCGAAAAGTTAACATTCACGACGGCAAAGCGAGGCCGATCAAGATGCTTGGCGAATCCAATTTAATGGGGAAGTATGGATATATTATGATTCCGGAAGATCGGGCCGGTCTGGAGGCAGGAGAGTTTGTGGAGATAATCTACTTTGAATGA
- a CDS encoding TonB-dependent receptor, translating into MSRIFCLLLLIALLFSPVAGSAAEKANASPGGPTASSEESKTHEKGIVLPEVVVTATKTNAPAEYSPFTTYTVDRENIESQPDYIIPNYGQLIQDLPGVFVGQAPNKNPAWVNLRGTGDFSARTVYLIDGMPVGSSISFTNTINRNDIERIDVVMGPSSALYGANASGGVVNIITRQGKKDMGSTLSVGYGSNNTKRPYASTGGAFRQGDNQFHYYLSYAGDYSDGYSNIPIDNTRRIYTKSPSTLTTATVDSADYSSTYLSGKAGWIGRDGASFTIAYNYALLNINGGQPNLIPLDSGKQGLGSVRFQLPVSNIMKITFSGGYQDWDRPAKTDYGISQVGSKLVFDWRKRYSQESKVTRTPLELQDDFYLGKNNILTAGTFYSRERIGSDTNTWTTGAAVSGTDYKTDQEAFYLQDQALFLDKKLSLLMGARYDNWKFHDIYDSASTPNYLKDSSSNYTTYRGGAKYRINDQFAIRSSAGTAFYPGLPTWYFQNTTTGTTWRVANPDLKPEKTWMVDLGLEGQLKKTGTSFNMTTYYGKIENMFSGVYSPSPTVPGVSLLKIQNIGKVEIYGLETQINQIITDQFSAVMNLTLNKSLIIEDPANQGNQVANTPSFMGNAGIQYMNPRLMSGSLIYRYVGNQFYDNENTRLPFYSMDSYQTVDLKIWRDWKLTERTILKTALTVENLLDRQFAQEYVYPNPGRTIMGVVSVNF; encoded by the coding sequence ATGTCACGGATTTTCTGCTTACTGTTGTTAATTGCACTATTGTTCTCCCCCGTAGCAGGATCGGCAGCGGAAAAAGCAAACGCTTCGCCGGGAGGACCGACGGCTTCATCCGAGGAGAGTAAGACGCACGAAAAGGGCATTGTTCTTCCTGAAGTAGTCGTAACCGCTACGAAGACCAATGCCCCGGCAGAATACTCTCCATTCACCACGTACACGGTTGATCGTGAAAACATAGAATCTCAGCCCGACTATATCATCCCAAACTATGGTCAGCTTATTCAGGATTTACCTGGTGTATTTGTCGGCCAGGCGCCAAATAAGAATCCGGCCTGGGTAAATCTCCGGGGAACAGGCGATTTTAGTGCGAGGACCGTCTATCTCATCGACGGCATGCCTGTTGGATCCTCGATATCGTTTACCAATACCATTAACAGGAATGATATAGAGAGAATCGACGTTGTCATGGGTCCCTCATCCGCCCTTTATGGCGCCAACGCATCAGGCGGCGTTGTGAATATCATTACGAGGCAGGGTAAGAAAGATATGGGGTCTACACTTTCCGTCGGATACGGCAGCAACAATACGAAGCGCCCTTACGCCAGCACGGGTGGGGCATTTAGACAGGGAGATAACCAGTTCCACTATTATCTCTCCTATGCCGGCGACTATTCGGACGGATATAGCAATATTCCTATCGACAATACGCGGAGGATATATACAAAGAGTCCTTCGACCCTCACGACTGCGACGGTGGACAGCGCGGATTATAGCAGTACATATCTGTCGGGAAAGGCTGGCTGGATTGGAAGGGACGGAGCAAGCTTCACGATTGCATATAACTACGCCCTTCTCAACATCAACGGCGGCCAGCCCAATCTGATTCCTTTGGACAGCGGGAAACAGGGCCTCGGAAGTGTCCGGTTTCAACTTCCTGTTAGTAACATAATGAAGATCACTTTTTCCGGAGGATACCAGGATTGGGATAGACCGGCCAAGACCGATTACGGCATTTCTCAAGTCGGTTCGAAGCTTGTATTTGATTGGAGGAAGCGTTACTCGCAAGAATCGAAAGTGACGAGGACGCCCCTGGAACTCCAGGACGATTTTTACCTGGGGAAGAACAACATTTTAACAGCTGGAACCTTCTACAGCAGAGAAAGGATTGGATCAGATACAAACACGTGGACCACTGGGGCAGCCGTTTCCGGGACCGATTATAAAACGGACCAAGAGGCCTTTTACCTCCAGGACCAAGCTTTATTCCTTGACAAAAAGCTCTCTCTGCTGATGGGTGCTCGGTATGATAATTGGAAATTCCACGATATCTACGATAGCGCTTCAACACCGAACTATCTGAAGGACTCTTCCAGTAACTATACTACCTATCGGGGAGGAGCAAAATATCGGATCAACGATCAGTTCGCTATTAGATCATCTGCCGGTACGGCATTCTATCCCGGCCTCCCCACGTGGTACTTTCAAAATACTACCACCGGGACCACGTGGCGTGTAGCGAATCCTGACTTGAAACCGGAAAAGACCTGGATGGTGGATCTTGGATTGGAAGGGCAGCTGAAAAAAACAGGCACTTCTTTCAACATGACCACATATTACGGGAAGATCGAAAATATGTTTTCAGGCGTCTATAGTCCCAGCCCGACTGTCCCCGGCGTATCGCTTCTGAAGATCCAAAACATAGGCAAGGTGGAGATCTATGGCCTTGAAACTCAGATAAATCAGATCATCACGGATCAATTTTCAGCTGTCATGAATCTGACCCTGAATAAATCTCTTATCATAGAGGATCCCGCCAATCAAGGAAACCAGGTGGCCAATACCCCCAGTTTCATGGGCAACGCGGGAATACAATACATGAACCCCAGGCTCATGAGTGGAAGCCTCATATACCGATACGTGGGCAACCAATTCTACGACAATGAAAATACCAGACTTCCTTTTTACAGTATGGACTCCTACCAGACGGTCGATCTAAAGATATGGCGCGATTGGAAACTAACGGAAAGAACCATACTAAAGACTGCTCTTACGGTTGAAAATCTCCTGGATAGGCAATTTGCCCAGGAATATGTATATCCCAACCCTGGCCGGACGATTATGGGCGTAGTAAGCGTCAACTTTTGA
- a CDS encoding ABC transporter substrate-binding protein — protein sequence MRNNRLATRPSRRLKASFFFVLFVLFVGSSYTASCAREITDMAGRKVVVPDRITKVCGDWPIVMYLIYAIDPTLLAGISAPFTTEQKKYLSPEVEKLPVVGGFFGQSATITMEALLKAKPDVVVAEMWGNMELNVPSEKLLAKLGIPVAYVKIDKTSDYPAAFLFLGNLLGREKRARTLADYGDRVLKETARTRDLIPQVERPRVYYAEGMSGLFTECDTSIHAELISLSGATNVHRCSDGRFKVRGREPVSLEQVLRYDPEVIIATEPAFYGNVFKDERWQNVRAVKTGRVYLSPTMLLNWFDRPPSFMRLLGIKWLMWRLYPERHHTDIIGEACKFYRLFLGINVPEETMKRALFP from the coding sequence ATGAGAAATAACCGCCTCGCCACTCGGCCATCCCGGCGTCTCAAGGCCTCATTTTTCTTTGTTCTCTTTGTTCTCTTTGTTGGTTCTTCTTATACGGCTTCGTGTGCCCGTGAGATAACGGATATGGCGGGCCGAAAAGTCGTGGTGCCAGACAGGATCACAAAAGTCTGCGGGGACTGGCCAATCGTAATGTATCTCATCTACGCAATCGATCCCACTCTCCTTGCAGGAATAAGCGCACCTTTTACAACAGAACAGAAGAAATATTTGTCTCCTGAGGTGGAAAAACTCCCCGTGGTTGGGGGATTTTTCGGGCAGAGCGCTACAATAACCATGGAAGCCCTTCTCAAAGCAAAACCCGATGTAGTAGTCGCTGAAATGTGGGGTAACATGGAACTCAATGTGCCATCAGAGAAACTGCTCGCCAAACTCGGCATCCCTGTGGCGTACGTGAAGATCGATAAGACGAGCGATTACCCTGCCGCCTTTCTCTTCCTTGGGAATCTCCTTGGACGTGAAAAACGGGCGCGCACCCTTGCCGATTACGGTGATCGGGTACTTAAAGAGACGGCCCGAACAAGAGACCTTATCCCTCAGGTCGAGCGACCCCGCGTCTATTATGCGGAAGGAATGAGCGGGCTTTTTACGGAATGTGATACGTCCATTCATGCAGAGCTTATCTCGCTTTCAGGTGCAACAAACGTCCATCGGTGCAGTGATGGCAGGTTTAAAGTGAGGGGCAGGGAGCCCGTCTCGTTGGAGCAAGTGCTTCGCTATGATCCCGAGGTAATTATAGCGACAGAGCCTGCTTTCTACGGGAATGTCTTCAAAGACGAGCGGTGGCAGAATGTCAGGGCGGTCAAAACAGGCAGGGTTTATCTATCCCCGACAATGCTTCTCAATTGGTTCGATAGACCGCCCTCATTTATGAGGCTCTTGGGCATCAAGTGGCTCATGTGGCGTCTCTACCCTGAACGGCACCACACAGACATAATAGGGGAGGCCTGCAAGTTCTACCGGCTCTTCCTTGGAATAAATGTACCGGAAGAGACGATGAAAAGGGCCCTGTTTCCGTAA
- a CDS encoding class I SAM-dependent methyltransferase, producing MTQQDNNAALTNDKTSLGVDSRLFWDEKASEYTLPFEEKTVARTNQVIDLLERKGIIVAGTHILDVGSGPGTFALPLALLGASVTALDISDKMLLRLIAEAQRVDVTVARTVRASWKEIDPDTEALSGAFDIVLTALSQAVEDEEDILKMEKCSRQWCVYIATGKIQRHPTCNKIRRMLSLSLNPRPDIRNIRKTLKQMGRIFSYTSFPITIEETKTMQELALDLARSVEAQGRGVDQSRILTAIATLFRDREQHESVQCKRRSVTGVLIWRGNEK from the coding sequence ATGACCCAACAAGATAATAACGCCGCTTTGACTAACGATAAAACAAGCCTCGGCGTAGACAGTCGTCTTTTTTGGGACGAAAAGGCGTCAGAGTATACCCTTCCCTTCGAGGAAAAGACTGTGGCACGAACGAACCAGGTTATCGATCTTTTAGAGCGTAAAGGCATTATCGTCGCAGGAACGCATATTCTCGACGTAGGCAGCGGCCCGGGAACCTTCGCACTTCCCCTGGCTTTGCTTGGAGCGTCGGTTACGGCACTTGACATATCCGACAAGATGCTTTTGCGTCTCATCGCGGAAGCTCAGCGCGTCGATGTAACGGTCGCAAGGACCGTCCGGGCTTCCTGGAAAGAAATTGATCCAGACACGGAAGCACTCTCGGGGGCTTTCGACATTGTTCTCACGGCCCTGTCCCAAGCAGTAGAGGACGAAGAAGATATTCTAAAGATGGAGAAGTGTTCCAGGCAATGGTGCGTCTACATAGCAACAGGTAAGATACAACGTCACCCCACCTGCAACAAGATACGGCGGATGCTCAGCCTGTCTCTCAACCCCAGGCCAGACATTCGTAACATTCGAAAAACGCTTAAGCAGATGGGAAGAATCTTTTCGTATACATCTTTTCCGATTACCATAGAGGAAACGAAAACCATGCAGGAGCTGGCTCTAGACCTGGCAAGAAGCGTGGAAGCGCAGGGACGAGGAGTTGACCAATCACGAATCTTAACCGCCATTGCCACTCTCTTCAGGGATCGCGAACAACATGAATCTGTCCAGTGCAAAAGACGCAGTGTTACCGGAGTGCTAATATGGAGGGGCAATGAGAAATAA
- a CDS encoding ABC transporter ATP-binding protein: MELKPLIEVQGVSFGYTQKNVLNDINFTVAEGEILTLLGPNGCGKSTLIKIMLGLIRPAEGRIFFDGEDIAQLGSKFLARKIAYVPQTHKSSFPYTVMDVVLMGRIPHKTFFFRYSKEDMSVAGDAIQRLAIAHLADRAYTEISGGERQLTLIARALAQGARTFIMDEPASGLDYGNQLRLLDQIMKLSRQGYTFIKSTHSPEHALWVAHRAIMIKNGAIMADGACGDIISDENLFHLYDARVNVLKLNGSLRVCVPESICS, encoded by the coding sequence ATGGAACTAAAACCATTGATCGAAGTGCAAGGGGTATCTTTCGGCTATACCCAAAAGAACGTGCTGAACGATATCAACTTCACCGTCGCAGAGGGAGAGATCCTTACGTTGCTCGGGCCCAACGGATGCGGAAAGAGCACCCTCATCAAGATCATGCTCGGCCTTATCCGCCCGGCCGAGGGCAGAATTTTCTTTGACGGTGAGGATATTGCACAGCTTGGCTCCAAGTTTCTCGCCAGAAAAATAGCTTACGTGCCGCAGACACATAAAAGTTCTTTTCCCTACACGGTTATGGATGTGGTGCTCATGGGGAGGATACCCCACAAAACTTTCTTCTTCAGATACTCCAAGGAGGATATGAGCGTGGCCGGTGATGCAATCCAAAGGCTCGCCATAGCGCACCTCGCGGACAGAGCTTATACGGAGATAAGCGGTGGAGAGAGGCAACTCACCTTGATCGCCCGGGCGCTCGCCCAGGGCGCCAGGACATTCATCATGGACGAACCGGCGAGCGGCCTCGATTACGGGAACCAGTTGAGACTCCTCGATCAGATCATGAAGCTTTCGAGGCAAGGATACACCTTTATCAAATCAACCCACTCGCCGGAGCATGCGCTCTGGGTCGCCCACCGCGCAATCATGATAAAGAACGGCGCCATTATGGCAGATGGTGCATGTGGCGACATAATTAGCGACGAAAATCTATTCCATCTCTATGACGCAAGAGTCAACGTACTGAAGCTTAATGGTTCTTTACGCGTTTGCGTTCCGGAGAGTATATGCAGCTAA
- a CDS encoding iron ABC transporter permease — protein MKHGKTFFPFLALLLIGVAGFSLTLGKYPLAAGDISRFLFFKISGVGNIERERLLLLENLLIDIRLPRILAAILVGASLSVSGAAFQAMFVNPLVSPSLLGVLAGASFGAAVGMVFSKSWVAVQCLTFVFGFMAVLVSVGIAKMHKGNTVLLLVLGGVISGALFTSLLSIIKYIADPYNQLPAITQWLMGGLSLVDRKTLLAAGIPQVASIILITLFSGYLNALSMGDEEARALGIPVEWVRMLLIFFATLMSALTVVLAGMIGWVGLIIPHITRMLVGPNNKVLVPASALIGALYLVVVDDVSRMLFNVEIPIGITTSLIGIPFFAMILRKAKKGWN, from the coding sequence ATGAAGCACGGCAAAACCTTTTTCCCTTTTCTTGCGCTCCTGCTTATAGGCGTAGCGGGCTTCTCGCTCACGCTTGGTAAATACCCGCTCGCGGCGGGCGATATTAGCCGTTTCCTTTTTTTCAAAATATCCGGTGTGGGGAACATTGAACGTGAGCGGCTTCTTTTACTCGAAAACCTTCTCATCGATATCCGCTTGCCTCGTATCCTTGCGGCCATCCTCGTCGGCGCTTCGCTTTCCGTCTCAGGGGCAGCCTTCCAGGCCATGTTCGTGAACCCCCTGGTTTCGCCTTCGCTCCTCGGCGTGCTTGCCGGCGCTTCATTCGGGGCAGCGGTGGGCATGGTCTTTTCTAAAAGCTGGGTCGCTGTGCAATGCTTAACCTTTGTTTTCGGGTTCATGGCGGTACTTGTCTCTGTGGGCATAGCCAAGATGCATAAGGGAAATACTGTCCTGCTCCTCGTTCTTGGCGGTGTTATCAGCGGCGCTCTTTTCACCTCTCTTCTTTCGATCATCAAATACATCGCTGACCCGTATAACCAGTTGCCAGCCATCACGCAGTGGCTCATGGGCGGGCTATCACTTGTTGACAGAAAAACACTACTCGCTGCAGGCATCCCACAGGTGGCGAGCATTATCCTCATAACACTTTTTTCCGGGTATCTCAATGCGCTGAGTATGGGCGACGAGGAAGCACGGGCGCTCGGCATTCCCGTGGAATGGGTTCGCATGCTCCTTATATTCTTCGCGACGCTTATGAGTGCGCTCACAGTCGTGCTCGCCGGGATGATCGGCTGGGTTGGGCTTATCATTCCTCATATCACCCGTATGCTCGTCGGTCCCAACAACAAGGTGCTTGTCCCCGCGAGCGCCTTGATCGGGGCTCTTTATCTCGTTGTTGTGGACGATGTTTCGCGCATGCTCTTCAATGTAGAGATCCCTATCGGAATCACCACGTCACTTATCGGCATACCATTTTTTGCAATGATATTGAGAAAGGCCAAAAAAGGATGGAACTAA
- a CDS encoding ABC transporter substrate-binding protein, with amino-acid sequence MASVHFLTYECRREQKLIPGKEHRIVGRIRNGGATRLHALSRKWALIFLTVLCIVAAAPCARAREVVDMDGCKITVPDRVIKVYATSPPSTYMLYAMDPDVLVGLNFPLKEQERRFLRKSVTTKPVIGGFFGQGQTANPELILKADPDVIIMWRQKGSMGKSMMEEEMMKKFPIPKFHVQVDSLKDYEKAFIFVGRLLGKEDRAMVLSKYGRDALTDVQKKIGSIPASKRVRVYYAEGPDGLSTECDTSWHGELINLAGGVNVHRCDIKDQMGMEKVNLEQVIAYNPDLIVVQEDTFFDAIFKDPRWQTVKAVKDKRVYLIPKAPFNWFDRPPSFMRFLGVKWFANCLYPNEYPIDIVGTAKKFYKLFLGIDLSDEEIRKVIYP; translated from the coding sequence GTGGCGTCGGTGCATTTTTTGACATATGAATGCCGCCGGGAGCAGAAGCTCATACCCGGCAAAGAGCATCGTATCGTGGGGCGAATAAGAAACGGGGGTGCCACAAGGTTGCATGCATTATCTCGTAAATGGGCCCTTATCTTCTTAACGGTCTTGTGCATTGTCGCTGCCGCACCCTGCGCCAGGGCACGGGAAGTGGTCGATATGGATGGTTGTAAGATAACCGTTCCTGACAGAGTAATAAAAGTATATGCTACTTCGCCCCCTTCGACATATATGCTCTACGCCATGGATCCGGACGTACTCGTGGGCCTCAATTTTCCCCTTAAGGAACAGGAAAGGCGGTTTCTCCGAAAAAGCGTCACGACCAAGCCGGTCATAGGCGGCTTTTTCGGCCAGGGCCAGACCGCAAATCCTGAGCTGATCTTAAAGGCAGACCCTGATGTGATCATCATGTGGAGGCAAAAGGGGTCCATGGGAAAGAGCATGATGGAAGAAGAGATGATGAAGAAATTCCCCATCCCTAAATTTCACGTTCAGGTTGATAGCCTCAAGGATTACGAAAAAGCTTTTATTTTCGTTGGAAGGCTTCTGGGAAAGGAAGACAGGGCAATGGTCTTGAGCAAGTATGGAAGAGATGCGTTGACCGACGTGCAAAAAAAAATCGGGTCTATACCCGCTTCAAAGAGAGTGAGGGTCTATTACGCCGAAGGCCCTGATGGTCTGAGTACCGAATGCGATACATCGTGGCACGGCGAACTAATAAACCTCGCCGGCGGGGTAAACGTACACCGGTGCGACATAAAGGACCAGATGGGCATGGAGAAAGTAAATCTCGAACAGGTAATCGCGTACAATCCGGATCTGATTGTGGTGCAGGAAGACACCTTTTTTGACGCCATTTTCAAAGACCCCCGATGGCAGACCGTAAAGGCTGTCAAAGACAAGCGGGTCTATCTTATCCCCAAGGCCCCCTTCAACTGGTTCGACCGCCCTCCGTCGTTCATGCGCTTCCTGGGCGTAAAGTGGTTTGCCAATTGCCTCTACCCTAACGAATACCCCATCGACATAGTCGGGACCGCAAAGAAGTTCTACAAACTGTTTTTGGGCATTGATCTTTCCGACGAAGAAATCAGAAAGGTGATCTATCCATGA